Within Rothia sp. ZJ932, the genomic segment GGGCAGCTTTAAGGGTGTTGAACAGACCGGGCAGTAGGTAGTTAGCCCACAGATTACCTGAGAAAAGTGATGTCCACTTTTCTGCTTCTAACTGGCCCTGGCGGTGCATGACTACACCGATGTAAAGCAGCAAGGCTGCAATCAGCACCAGCGAAACAATATTGAAAATGCGGGTGCGGGCGCGAGCCTTGGGCCCGGGAATATCAAAGAGTACGGACGTAGTTACGTGACGTTTCATCGCTTCACCGCCAGCTTACGGGACGCCCAGGTGGTCAGGACGCCGATGGGAACAACAATGACCACAAAGCCCATTGCGAAAACAAAGAAGATCATGAAAATCAAATCAGAGTTGAACTCAATCATCGATTTCATCATGCCTGAGGCTTCAGCCACGGACGCTACGGTGGCAACCGTCGTGTTCTTGGCAAGAGCAATCAGGGTGTTGCCAAGCGGGGTAATAGACCCGCGTAGCGCTTGGGGGAAAATCACGTGGCGGGCTGTCGCCATGAAATCCAAACCAATGGCGCGGGCTGCCTCAGCCTGCCCCACGGGAACGGTGTTCACACCCGAGCGGATTGCCTCACACACAAAAGCTGCGTGATAAATCGCCAGAACAATCACCGCGTAGAGAAAAAAGTTGGTTTCAAAATTTGATGAAAGTGAGAGCTGAAACTGGGTCCAGACACCCAAGATTGCCAGGGTCATCAAAATAGTGAGGGGAGTGTTACGTACGAGGTGTACGTAAGCTGTGCCTGCCAAACGGAGGGAGGGAACGGGGGAAATACGCATAAGCGCTAGAACTAAGCCGAGGACGAAAGCGCCGATAGCTGCCCAGAAGGTCAGCTGAACGTTCGTCCAAAACGCTCCCAAAACATTGTAGGTTTCAAAGAGCGTGGAGAGCTGTTCAGAGAACGACATGAAAGTCTCCATCTAATAAGTAAAAAGTGGGTGCCATTTTTTCAACTACTATTTTTTCTCAACGGTGGCGCAAGCATCAGTGAGCTTGGGCGGATTGAGTTCGGTGTTGTATTTGAAGCCTGAATCGCCAACGCTCTTGGCGAGAGCTTCTTCCCAGGCGCCGGTTTCAACCATCTTGTTGATGGCAGCGTTAATGGCAGGGCACTTATCGGAGCCCTTGGGCAGACCAACACCGTAGCGTTCGGTCGTGAACGTATTGCCCACAACCTTGAGCTCACCCTTGTTGGCTTTGGTGGAGGCAAGACCTGCCAGAATGATGTCATCGGTGGTTACCGCGTCCACCATGCCTGCGTTGAGCGCCACTACGCAGTCGGAGTAGGAGTTCTGCTGAACCAGCTGCACCGTTGAGGTGTATTTATCTTGAATCTTCTTCGCCGAGGTTGAACCGGTCACTGAGCACAGATCCTTACCGCCCAAGGATTCAGGGCCTGTGACGTCAGTATTGCCCTCTTGCACGAGAAGGTCCTGACCCGCCACAAAGTAAGGACCTGCAAAATCCACTGTTTTCAGGCGGGTTTCAGAGATGGAGTAGGTCGCAAAAATCATGTCAACCTGACCGTTGGAAAGCATGTTTTCACGGTTTGAAGAGGGGGATTCCACCCACTCGATCTGATCTTCTACGTACCCCAGCTCGTTGGCGACGTAGCGGGCGACTTCGGTATCAAAACCGGTGTATTCGCGTCCGTCTTGGTAACCCAGACCGGGCTGGTCGTACTTGATACCGATGCGCAGAGTGTCTTCACCGGTGGAGGAACCGCAACCGGTGAACACTAGCGCAACCGTGGCAGCAAGTGCGGTGCCTGCTGCCGCTTTTTTCGTGAGGAATGAGTATGCCATGAAGGTTCTTCTTTCAAAGAAAGGCGCGGTGCCTAGTGGTTGAGAATCTTGCCGAGGAAATCTCGTGCGCGCTCTGACTTGGGGTTAGAGAAGAATTCATCGGGTGTTGCTTCTTCAACAATCTGGCCCTCCGCTAGGAAGACGATGCGGTCAGCTGCTTTGCGAGCGAAACCCATTTCGTGGGTAACAACGATCATGGTCATACCTTCGCGGGCGAGCGCCACCATGGTGTCAAGCACTTCATTGACCATTTCTGGGTCGAGTGCGCTGGTGGGTTCGTCAAAGAGCATGACTTTGGGTTTCATGGCGAGTGCGCGGGCGATGGCGACGCGCTGCTGCTGACCGCCGGAGAGCTGGGCAGGCATCTTGTTTGCTTGAGACTCAACGCCTACTTTTTTGAGCAGTTCCATTGCTTCTGCTTCTGCTTCTGCTTTGGATAGACCGCGTACTTTGCGGGGTCCGAGGGTGACGTTATCGAGAATGGATTTGTGGGCGAAGAGGTTGAAGGACTGAAAGACCATGCCGACTTCTGCGCGGAGGTTGGCGAGTTCTTTACCTTCTGATGGCAGTACTTTGCCATCGATGAGGATGTCGCCGTTATCGATGGGCTCAAGGCGGTTGATGGTGCGGCAGAGGGTAGATTTTCCGGAGCCGGAGGGGCCGAGGAGAATGATAACTTCGCCCTTGCCGACTTCGAGGTTGATGTTTTTGAGAACGTGCAGGTCGCCGTAGTGTTTGTTGATATTGCGAACCTGAACGAGCGATTGACTGCTCATTGAGTTCCTCCTTGGAACGGTGGATGGGCGCCCTCGTGTAGCATGTAGAGAGCTGCTGATGTCCGAGAACATGGGCTTACAGTACTGGCATTAGGTAACCGGCGTGTTACGCGGTAAAAGCAAAAATTTACACAGAATTTATACGTGTTTCATATCACCCTAGCATATGGAGAAGGGTACCACATGGCATACATCTTGGTAACACTGACAGCTGCGGCAGCAGTGGGTATAGCGCTGGCAGCGGTGTTGTTAGGTAAAGACAGGGTGTTTCCGGGGCAACGTTTCTTTGAATACGTATCCACTGATGGAGTTGCTCTCACCTCGGGAGTAGACCCCGCCCACGTACTCTCAGATAACCCTTCTTCTGAAGAGCTGAAACGGGTGAAGTTCGCGACCTCTGTTGCTGGGT encodes:
- a CDS encoding amino acid ABC transporter permease; protein product: MSFSEQLSTLFETYNVLGAFWTNVQLTFWAAIGAFVLGLVLALMRISPVPSLRLAGTAYVHLVRNTPLTILMTLAILGVWTQFQLSLSSNFETNFFLYAVIVLAIYHAAFVCEAIRSGVNTVPVGQAEAARAIGLDFMATARHVIFPQALRGSITPLGNTLIALAKNTTVATVASVAEASGMMKSMIEFNSDLIFMIFFVFAMGFVVIVVPIGVLTTWASRKLAVKR
- a CDS encoding glutamate ABC transporter substrate-binding protein — encoded protein: MAYSFLTKKAAAGTALAATVALVFTGCGSSTGEDTLRIGIKYDQPGLGYQDGREYTGFDTEVARYVANELGYVEDQIEWVESPSSNRENMLSNGQVDMIFATYSISETRLKTVDFAGPYFVAGQDLLVQEGNTDVTGPESLGGKDLCSVTGSTSAKKIQDKYTSTVQLVQQNSYSDCVVALNAGMVDAVTTDDIILAGLASTKANKGELKVVGNTFTTERYGVGLPKGSDKCPAINAAINKMVETGAWEEALAKSVGDSGFKYNTELNPPKLTDACATVEKK
- a CDS encoding amino acid ABC transporter ATP-binding protein; the encoded protein is MSSQSLVQVRNINKHYGDLHVLKNINLEVGKGEVIILLGPSGSGKSTLCRTINRLEPIDNGDILIDGKVLPSEGKELANLRAEVGMVFQSFNLFAHKSILDNVTLGPRKVRGLSKAEAEAEAMELLKKVGVESQANKMPAQLSGGQQQRVAIARALAMKPKVMLFDEPTSALDPEMVNEVLDTMVALAREGMTMIVVTHEMGFARKAADRIVFLAEGQIVEEATPDEFFSNPKSERARDFLGKILNH
- a CDS encoding DivIVA domain-containing protein — translated: MAYILVTLTAAAAVGIALAAVLLGKDRVFPGQRFFEYVSTDGVALTSGVDPAHVLSDNPSSEELKRVKFATSVAGYNKDEVDQFVQLLLEQNAALRERVSQHPYSAFEAAETPHRAVSNRD